In Labrus bergylta chromosome 1, fLabBer1.1, whole genome shotgun sequence, one genomic interval encodes:
- the plppr2b gene encoding phospholipid phosphatase-related protein type 5 isoform X1, with protein sequence MIGGQLTAPRRPMRTLSEDSSLQKTSTYIVPCFLMVELVIMAGTVLLAYYFEYTDTFPVHVQGFFCFDKAYSKPYPGPEDDSKAPPVLVYSLVTAIPTVTILIGEVTTFFVKAEGAQEKTIVTADCCYFNPLLRRIVRFLGVYSFGLFTTTIFANAGQVVTGNQTPHFLSACKPNYTALGCQSPLQYITERRACTGNPYLVVSARKSFPSKDAALSFYSAVYTVMYVTLVFRTKGTRLTKPTLCLVLLSLAVLVGVMRVTEHRNHWNDVLAGFVTGGAIAAFLVSCVINNFQPTQLAMHSPPPQQRPEPSMGLPLLTLPRVESPLEKFQGYRILRSHDHQPIPSPTPPDVLLPSRRCLTSAV encoded by the exons CTGGTCATCATGGCAGGGACTGTTCTGTTGGCGTACTACTTTGAGTACACGGACACCTTCCCCGTGCACGTCCAGGGCTTCTTCTGCTTCGACAAAGCCTACTCCAAGCCGTACCCGGGTCCTGAGGACGACAGCAAGGCGCCACCCGTCCTCGTCTACTCCCTCGTCACCGCCATCCCAACTGTGACG ATTCTGATCGGAGAAGTGACCACCTTCTTTGTGAAGGCGGAGGGAGCTCAGGAGAAGACCATCGTGACCGCCGACTGCTGTTACTTCAACCCTCTCCTCCGTAGGATCGTACGCTTTCTGG GTGTATACTCCTTCGgcctcttcaccaccaccatctTCGCCAATGCAGGTCAAGTGGTGACAGGAAACCAGACGCCTCATTTCCTTTCAGCATGCAAACCAAACTACACAGCTCTGGGCTGCCAGTCTCCGCTGCAGTACATCACAGAGCGCCGCGCCTGCACAGGAAACCCGTACCTGGTGGTGTCCGCTCGCAAATCCTTCCCCTCCAAAGATGCAGCGCTCAGCTTTTATTCAGCCGTCTACACCGTG ATGTACGTGACCCTGGTGTTCCGCACCAAAGGGACTCGTCTGACCAAACCCACCCTGTGCCTGGTGCTGCTGTCTCTGGCCGTGCTGGTAGGGGTGATGAGGGTGACTGAACATAGAAACCACTGGAATGACGTCCTGGCTGGGTTTGTCACCGGAGGAGCCATCGCTGCCTTCTTG GTTTCATGTGTGATCAACAATTTCCAGCCAACCCAGCTTGCGATGCATTCTCCTCCGCCTCAACAGCGCCCAGAGCCGTCCATGGGGCTGCCCCTCCTCACCCTGCCCCGCGTGGAGAGTCCACTCGAAAA GTTCCAGGGGTACCGTATTCTGAGATCACATGACCATCAGCCAATCCCGTCCCCCACCCCTCCCGATGTGCTCCTTCCCTCGCGACGTTGCCTAACCAGCGCAGTTTAG